The following are from one region of the Poecilia reticulata strain Guanapo linkage group LG7, Guppy_female_1.0+MT, whole genome shotgun sequence genome:
- the rbm15 gene encoding putative RNA-binding protein 15, with product MKGKERSPIKKRSRALEDIRDRGGCHPTSKKMGALSVSSGSNNGNSSTKGDGGSTRRSLLGEKRERDFDGHGRTGNNHSCQSAAGKNHSLSLTLDLASPRGVSSRAEQRIQPPSAESEYKTLKISDLGSQLSDEDIEDGLFHEFKKFGDVSVKMSRSSDGRIAFVNFRKPEDARAAKHARGRLVLYDRPLKIEAVYVNRRRSRSPVERDLYVAAQSHRHLQRPLSPTGLGYRDYRLQQLALGQLPPPPPPPLPRDLERDREFALFEARARPAFIAERAAFREEDFISPEDDQRANRTLFLGNLDISVTEADLRRAFDRFGVITEVDIKRPTRGLTSTYGFLKFENLDMAHRAKLSMSGKIVGRNPIKIGYGKPMPTTRLWVGGLGPWVPVTALAREFDRFGTIRTIAYRKGDTWAYIQYESLDAAQAAWTHMRGFPLGGPERRLRVDFADSEHRYPQQFLQPLPLAPFDMVAESFVHRATPEPLRVRDRTPPPLHFRDRELFPGADWPNPAIRERVRASPFEPLEHLERRTREPWSLERELQGREPVRKRRAVEEGRHLDLSPDSTERTVRRRRASPDGSPGSSSREGGRFSDSERPMRGERASPVRERQSSLEQVATERRLKGQGVSDKGPSGGAGAAAGERKRKAVDGGKGPAKRERSESSSKGGQPSKLDGAKLGLAWQGMLLLKNSNFPANMHLLEGDHSVASDLLMDSATGRQVSELKITQRLRLDQPKLDEVSRRIKVAGPGGYAILLAVPGATEESLSDSAASTQRPLRNLVSYLNQKQAAGVISLPVGGSRDKDNAGVLHAFPPCDFSQQFLDSSAKALAKSKEDYLVMIVVRGAS from the coding sequence ATGAAAGGCAAAGAGCGGTCGCCGATTAAAAAACGGTCCCGGGCCTTGGAAGATATTCGAGACAGGGGAGGATGTCATCCGACCAGCAAGAAAATGGGGGCTCTGTCCGTTTCCAGCGGGAGTAATAATGGGAACAGCTCAACAAAAGGCGACGGCGGCTCTACGAGACGGAGTCTACTCggtgagaaaagagaaagagacttCGACGGCCACGGCCGGACTGGAAATAACCACAGCTGTCAGTCCGCTGCGGGTAAAAACCACAGCCTGAGCCTGACGCTGGACTTAGCCTCGCCGAGGGGCGTCTCTTCGCGAGCGGAGCAGCGGATCCAGCCGCCCAGCGCGGAGAGTGAgtacaaaacactgaaaatcagCGACCTCGGCTCCCAGCTGAGCGACGAGGACATAGAGGACGGACTATTTCACGAATTCAAAAAGTTCGGCGACGTGAGCGTCAAGATGAGCCGCAGCAGCGACGGACGGATAGCGTTTGTGAATTTCAGAAAGCCGGAGGACGCCCGAGCCGCTAAGCACGCCAGGGGCCGGCTGGTGCTCTACGACCGGCCGCTGAAGATCGAGGCGGTCTACGTTAACCGGAGACGGAGCCGATCCCCGGTGGAGAGGGACCTGTACGTGGCGGCTCAGAGTCACAGACATCTGCAGAGACCCCTGTCACCCACCGGGCTTGGATACAGAGACtacaggctgcagcagctggctCTGGGACAGTTGCCCCCGCCCCCACCGCCGCCCCTGCCCAGGGATTTGGAGCGGGACCGAGAGTTTGCTCTGTTTGAAGCCAGGGCGCGTCCCGCTTTCATTGCAGAGCGGGCAGCGTTCAGAGAAGAGGATTTTATCTCCCCTGAAGACGACCAAAGAGCCAACAGGACGTTGTTTCTGGGCAACCTGGACATATCTGTTACGGAGGCGGACCTGAGGAGGGCTTTTGACAGGTTTGGGGTCATCACGGAGGTGGACATAAAGAGACCCACAAGAGGACTAACCAGCACCTATGGATTTCTGAAATTTGAGAACCTTGACATGGCTCACCGTGCCAAGCTTAGTATGTCTGGCAAAATAGTGGGTCGCAACCCCATAAAGATAGGTTATGGCAAACCCATGCCCACCACTCGCTTGTGGGTGGGGGGACTTGGACCCTGGGTGCCTGTAACTGCTCTGGCCAGAGAGTTTGATCGCTTTGGGACAATAAGGACCATTGCCTATAGAAAAGGGGACACTTGGGCTTACATTCAGTATGAAAGTTTAGATGCTGCACAAGCAGCTTGGACACACATGAGGGGTTTTCCTCTGGGAGGACCAGAGAGACGGCTCAGGGTGGACTTTGCAGACTCTGAGCATCGCTACCCGCAGCAGTTCCTGCAGCCTCTCCCCTTAGCGCCGTTTGACATGGTGGCCGAGTCATTTGTTCACCGTGCCACGCCCGAACCTCTTCGGGTCAGAGACAGGACTCCTCCACCACTTCATTTCAGGGACAGAGAGCTCTTCCCTGGAGCCGACTGGCCCAACCCCGCCATCCGGGAACGGGTGCGGGCCTCGCCCTTTGAGCCTCTGGAACATTTGGAGCGGCGGACGAGGGAGCCTTGGTCTCTGGAACGAGAGCTGCAGGGACGAGAACCTGTACGCAAGCGGCGTGCCGTGGAGGAGGGACGCCATCTGGACCTCTCCCCTGACAGCACCGAGAGGACAGTAAGACGTAGACGAGCCTCCCCAGACGGGAGTcccggcagcagcagcagagaggggGGGCGTTTCAGTGATTCAGAGCGCCCCATGCGAGGCGAGAGAGCCTCTCCAGTGAGAGAACGCCAAAGCAGCCTGGAGCAGGTTGCGACAGAACGCCGGCTCAAGGGCCAGGGTGTCTCTGATAAAGGACCTTCAGGTGGTGCGGGGGCAGCAGCTGGAGAACGCAAGCGTAAAGCAGTTGACGGTGGCAAAGGGCCGGCCAAGAGAGAACGCTCCGAAAGCAGCTCCAAGGGAGGTCAGCCGTCCAAGCTGGACGGCGCCAAACTCGGTCTGGCTTGGCAAGGCATGCTGCTCCTGAAAAACAGCAACTTCCCAGCCAACATGCACCTGCTGGAGGGCGACCACAGCGTGGCCAGCGACCTGCTGATGGACAGCGCGACGGGGAGGCAGGTGAGCGAGCTGAAGATCACGCAGCGTCTCCGCCTAGACCAGCCCAAGCTCGACGAAGTGTCCCGCCGCATCAAGGTGGCAGGTCCCGGCGGCTACGCCATCCTGCTGGCCGTTCCCGGTGCCACGGAGGAGTCGCTCTCGGACTCCGCGGCCTCGACCCAGCGGCCGCTCCGCAACCTGGTGTCCTACCTCAACCAAAAACAAGCAGCCGGAGTCATCAGCCTGCCCGTGGGGGGCAGCCGGGATAAAGACAACGCAGGGGTCCTTCATGCTTTCCCCCCCTGTGATTTCTCCCAGCAGTTCTTGGATTCGTCTGCCAAAGCTCTGGCAAAAAGCAAAGAGGACTATCTGGTCATGATCGTGGTTCGTGGCGCATCATAA